A region from the Branchiostoma lanceolatum isolate klBraLanc5 chromosome 2, klBraLanc5.hap2, whole genome shotgun sequence genome encodes:
- the LOC136427663 gene encoding malignant fibrous histiocytoma-amplified sequence 1-like, translating into MSYRRHLRLRLENDPKNGGRKKLKLVGKDLSGGLPYDLFDLSELEILELSPERQSCLLYRLEKLPKEIGRLVNLKVLMLDTNELRELPAELSNLRHLERLALSNNRLKTLPHDFSDLQSLQSLHLVNNQFEEFPLEVCYLESLTFLDVSDNKLTALPKEVSYMGRLETFLLFFNEIRSLPDNICKMKSLKTLWLGKNKLTALPKHFGRLKQLDWGYRQHSSNIDGNPLRKPPLEICRRGPLDIARYFAMKEGWKDGDPDSDYDENQGRDPEDLEDERKVVRHTHNGQI; encoded by the coding sequence ATGTCGTATCGAAGACACCTCCGGCTGAGGCTTGAGAATGATCCGAAGAATGGGGGAAGGAAGAAGCTCAAGTTAGTCGGgaaagatttgtccgggggtcTCCCCTATGACCTGTTCGACCTCTCTGAGCTCGAAATTCTCGAGCTGAGCCCAGAGCGTCAGTCGTGCTTGTTGTACCGACTGGAGAAACTACCGAAGGAGATCGGGCGGCTAGTGAACCTCAAGGTGCTGATGCTAGATACGAACGAGCTGAGAGAACTACCGGCCGAATTAAGCAACCTGCGGCACCTTGAGCGTCTTGCTCTAAGTAACAACAGGCTAAAGACTCTACCCCATGACTTCTCCGACCTCCAGAGCCTTCAAAGCCTCCACCTTGTTAACAACCAATTTGAAGAGTTTCCCCTAGAAGTCTGCTACCTTGAAAGTCTGACTTTCCTGGACGTTAGCGACAACAAGTTGACCGCTTTACCTAAAGAAGTGTCCTACATGGGGAGGCTGGAGACTTTCCTGCTGTTCTTTAACGAGATAAGGAGTCTACCTGACAACATTTGTAAGATGAAGTCTCTGAAAACATTGTGGCTTGGGAAAAACAAGTTGACGGCGTTGCCGAAACATTTCGGGCGCCTGAAACAGTTGGATTGGGGCTACCGACAGCACTCCTCCAACATTGACGGGAACCCACTCCGTAAGCCCCCGCTAGAGATCTGCAGGAGGGGGCCGTTGGACATAGCTAGGTACTTTGCGATGAAGGAAGGGTGGAAAGACGGTGACCCGGACTCAGACTACGACGAGAACCAAGGGAGAGACCCAGAAGACCTAGAGGACGAGAGAAAGGTCGTGAGACACACGCACAACGGACAGATCTGA
- the LOC136427664 gene encoding large ribosomal subunit protein uL13m-like, which produces MASRVQQHWLTFSRMWLLCDARWQPTPELAKRICKYLEGRHKPVYHPLTDCGDHVVVINTKEVAFDKNQWEKKLYAVNTGYKDTMIAMSAKDFHRMDPTKVIEREVYSELPKNSQRQNLMTRLHLFPDENIPDNIKENLVDIIPPVMEPPKRLDEFTEEEKASWPRFFIPPADYKPAD; this is translated from the exons ATGGCTAGCAGAGTACAACAG CATTGGCTGACCTTCTCCAGAATGTGGTTACTGTGTGATGCAAGATGGCAGCCCACACCAGAACTGGCCAAGAGGATCTGTAAATATCTTGAGGGACGGCACAAACCCGTCTACCACCCACTAA CTGACTGTGGGGACCATGTAGTAGTGATCAACACCAAGGAAGTTGCCTTTGACAAGAACCAGTGGGAGAAGAAACTTTATGCTGTTAACACAGG ATATAAGGACACAATGATAGCAATGTCAGCAAAAGACTTCCACAGAATGGACCCAACTAAG GTTATTGAGAGGGAAGTGTACAGTGAGCTACCAAAGAACAGCCAGAGGCAAAACCTGATGACAAGATTACATCTGTTCCCAGATGAG AACATACCTGACAACATTAAGGAAAACTTAGTTGACATCATCCCACCGGTCATGGAGCCTCCCAAGAGACTGGACGAGTTCACAGAGGAAGAAAAAGCTTCCTGGCCCAGATTCTTCATACC acCAGCAGACTACAAGCCAGCAGACTGA